In one window of Neofelis nebulosa isolate mNeoNeb1 chromosome 15, mNeoNeb1.pri, whole genome shotgun sequence DNA:
- the TOR3A gene encoding torsin-3A, with protein MRLALLPPTGSFQKPSISRLQPSGFLLRGCAPSCGNPPFLAPFHFPGVPGPVPAQRTRPPPAPGETTAGASVQPGAAHTRAPFLARPRRGPRAAAGTSGALRPRAPRNSARPEASPAVGGACRRPRGALRAPGPGPRFPRRRQSPDRREPGEAGGGRAMPRLRLLLPLLLLLLPPRPGASHAGPPDGAQEPLPGLRERLREAAALSRRYWALLRCHVWPEDCDGDEEARAGPLGWSLPLLGRQYLDILTSWYCSFQDCCGSGDCRISNNLTGLASDLSVRLHGQHLARELVLTAVRGYLEPPQPHKALALSFHGWSGTGKNFVARLLAENLYRDGLRSDCVKVFIATFHFPHPKYVDLYQEQLTSQIRKTQERCPQTLFIFDEAEKLHPGLLEALRSHLEGQAPENHRVESPRTVFLFLSNLGGSVINEAVLNLLMAGWSREDIKLDHLVPQLEAEIAKSTDSGFGQSRLVKENLIDFFVPFLPLEYRHVRLCARDAFLSQELPYTEEALDQIAKMMVYVPKEEQLFSSQGCKSISQRINYFLP; from the exons ATGAGACTTGCTCTTCTTCCCCCGACCGGGAGTTTCCAAAAGCCAAGTATCTCCAGACTGCAGCCCTCTGGCTTCCTCTTGCGTGGGTGTGCTCCCAGCTGTGGAAACCCGCCGTTCCTCGCGCCGTTTCACTTCCCCGGCGTCCCGGGGCCTGTCCCCGCTCAGCGGACCCGGCCGCCTCCAGCTCCCGGTGAGACGACTGCCGGGGCCTCCGTGCAGCCGGGGGCAGCGCACACGCGGGCGCCCTTCCTTGCCAGGCCTCGGAGGGGCCCCAGAGCTGCCGCCGGTACCAGCGGCGCTCTGAGACCGCGGGCGCCCCGGAACAGCGCACGGCCGGAAGCGAGCCCCGCGGTGGGCGGCGCCTGCAGGCGGCCTCGGGGTGCCCTGCGGGCGCCCGGCCCTGGGCCTCGGTTCCCGCGCCGGCGCCAGTCCCCGGACCGACGAGAGCCGGGCGAGGCCGGCGGCGGGAGGGCCATGCCTCGCCTCCgcctgctgctgccgctgctgctgctgctgctgccgccgcgcCCGGGCGCGAGCCACGCGGGCCCGCCGGACGGGGCGCAGGAGCCCCTCCCGGGCCTGCGGGAGCGGCTGAGGGAGGCCGCCGCCCTGTCCCGGCGCTACTGGGCGCTCCTGCGCTGCCACGTGTGGCCCGAGGACTGCGACGGCGACGAGGAGGCTCGCGCGGGGCCCCTGG GCTGGAGCCTTCCCCTGCTGGGCCGGCAGTACCTGGACATCCTGACCTCCTGGTACTGCAGCTTCCAGGACTGCTGCGGCAGCGGTGACTGCAGGATCTCCAACAACCTCACAG GCCTGGCATCGGACCTGAGTGTACGACTGCATGGCCAGCATCTGGCCCGGGAGCTGGTCCTGACAGCCGTGAGGGGCTACTTAGAGCCGCCGCAGCCACACAAGGCCCTGGCTCTGTCGTTCCACGGCTGGTCTGGCACAGGCAAGAACTTCGTGGCGCGGCTGCTGGCGGAGAACCTCTACCGGGATGGGCTGAGGAGCGACTGTGTCAAGGTGTTCATCGCCACCTTCCACTTTCCTCACCCGAAGTACGTGGACCTGTACCAG GAGCAGCTAACAAGTCAGATCAGGAAGACACAGGAGCGCTGCCCCCAGACCCTGTTCATTTTCGACGAGGCCGAGAAGCTGCATCCAGGACTGCTGGAGGCCCTCCGGTCACACCTGGAAGGCCAGGCCCCCGAGAACCACAGGGTCGAGTCCCCGAGAAccgtctttctctttctcag TAACCTTGGAGGCAGTGTCATCAATGAGGCTGTCCTGAATCTGCTTATGGCCGGATGGTCCCGGGAAGACATTAAGCTGGACCACTTGGTGCCCCAGCTCGAGGCCGAGATTGCCAAGTCCACAG ACAGTGGCTTTGGCCAGAGCCGTCTTGTCAAAGAAAACCTGATTGACTTCTTCGTCCCCTTCCTGCCACTGGAGTATCGCCACGTGAGGCTGTGTGCACGTGACGCCTTCCTGAGCCAGGAGCTCCCGTACACAGAAGAGGCACTGGACCAAATTGCCAAGATGATGGTGTACGTCCCCAAGGAGGAGCAACTCTTCTCTTCTCAGGGCTGCAAATCTATTTCCCAGAGAATTAACTATTTCCTGCCTTGA